Part of the Catalinimonas alkaloidigena genome is shown below.
ATGGCAATTCTGATCCTCCCTTAACAGCTAGCTTTGGTCATTCCTCAAGATCATCCACCTCAATAGTTTCCAGAATATCTGCCAGGTCATCAAAATCCTTGTAACCGGGTTTGATTTCGTCTCCTCCTTTCAGGGCTATTCCTTTGAGAGGGTGATTTTCAATGGTTTCCAGCACATTTTCCTGACTGAGTCCAAAGCCCAGCAGGATGGGATATTTACCAGCAAGCTTCAATACTTTTTCTAAGGCTTGGGGATCCGGATTTTCCTCTGAGTTTTCAAGGAGGAAATAAGTAACATCCGGGGCTGTGTTTTCCAGTAGTTGTTCCAGAGACGCTACCTCCTGGCTTTCCAGGTCAA
Proteins encoded:
- a CDS encoding phosphoribosylanthranilate isomerase, whose protein sequence is MALKTFVKIGGINNLSDARYCAGMIVDILGFSFEPQDPNFMGPDKYTAIAEWISGVAFAAEFDESEPEQIREILQQYPQVDYLQITRPEFLPSLNLLQVPIILKIDLESQEVASLEQLLENTAPDVTYFLLENSEENPDPQALEKVLKLAGKYPILLGFGLSQENVLETIENHPLKGIALKGGDEIKPGYKDFDDLADILETIEVDDLEE